From a region of the Bermanella marisrubri genome:
- a CDS encoding Type 1 glutamine amidotransferase-like domain-containing protein, producing the protein MKKLKQISLAGMILAASTVSMACTTEETASNNSDRDATAGICSGTTLQGSISNRRDVDWFSFEVTSAGTISVTLDHDSRDDFDWDLYPASGSSIASGSTSQIPETGSTSVSNAGTYYLKVSRYSGTGWYDLTINFPQGSGGDTGGGNTGGTDGCGYGAIPSKPSGLTEYVTGDINDVCPSGLIAGNGASLLMGGGSDVDNAFSQNVVNHIGSSMDTVVLRADDSNGYNSYLASLMASDSVITLVVDSRTLANSDYVEWLVKSAEFVFVAGGDQSAYLNAWENTKLSAALQHVYDKGGVIGGTSAGMAVMGSTMYDPDGILGAVSSEVVTNYCHSTLNFSQGMLSVPALANTVTDTHFYERDRMGRSMVFLARQATNHKVIAASEGTSLFVEADGNATVVGSYEIYVLYNGTSSNLQQGQCGSPVIYNNVNRVKLLSGQSINLNTLQHNGDEIEISIDGRNTQFYSPTSPY; encoded by the coding sequence ATGAAAAAATTAAAACAAATAAGTTTGGCAGGAATGATTCTGGCGGCAAGTACCGTTTCTATGGCGTGTACCACGGAAGAAACTGCTTCCAATAATTCTGATCGCGATGCTACTGCAGGTATATGTTCTGGAACCACATTGCAAGGTAGCATCAGTAATCGTCGTGATGTGGATTGGTTCAGTTTCGAGGTAACGTCAGCAGGAACCATTTCAGTGACTTTGGATCACGATAGTCGTGATGACTTTGATTGGGATTTATACCCTGCGTCGGGATCCTCTATTGCAAGTGGTTCGACGAGTCAGATTCCAGAAACAGGATCAACCAGCGTTAGTAATGCGGGCACATATTATTTAAAAGTCAGTCGCTATTCGGGGACAGGCTGGTACGACCTAACCATCAATTTCCCTCAAGGTTCTGGTGGTGATACGGGTGGCGGTAACACAGGTGGCACCGATGGTTGTGGTTATGGAGCTATTCCATCTAAACCATCAGGTTTAACAGAGTATGTTACGGGTGATATTAATGATGTATGTCCTTCTGGCCTTATAGCGGGTAATGGTGCCTCATTATTGATGGGTGGGGGTTCAGATGTTGACAACGCGTTTTCTCAAAACGTTGTTAATCATATTGGGTCTAGTATGGATACCGTAGTGTTACGTGCCGATGATAGCAATGGTTACAATAGTTACCTTGCTAGCTTAATGGCCAGTGATTCAGTGATCACCTTGGTTGTCGACTCACGTACTCTTGCTAATAGTGATTATGTTGAATGGTTAGTTAAAAGTGCAGAGTTTGTTTTTGTGGCTGGCGGTGATCAATCGGCTTACTTAAACGCTTGGGAAAATACAAAGCTTTCAGCAGCACTGCAACATGTATACGACAAAGGTGGTGTCATCGGTGGAACGTCTGCGGGTATGGCAGTTATGGGTTCTACAATGTATGACCCTGATGGTATTCTCGGTGCTGTTTCTAGCGAGGTCGTTACTAATTACTGCCATTCAACTTTGAATTTCTCTCAGGGAATGCTTTCTGTTCCAGCATTAGCCAATACAGTTACCGATACCCATTTTTACGAGCGCGATAGAATGGGACGCTCAATGGTATTCTTGGCGCGACAGGCTACCAATCATAAAGTCATCGCAGCCAGTGAGGGTACTTCGTTATTTGTTGAGGCCGATGGCAATGCCACGGTTGTAGGTAGCTATGAAATTTATGTGTTGTATAACGGTACAAGCTCCAATCTGCAGCAAGGTCAGTGTGGATCTCCAGTTATTTATAATAATGTAAACCGTGTGAAGCTATTGTCTGGTCAGAGTATCAACCTAAATACTTTGCAGCATAATGGTGATGAAATTGAGATTTCTATTGATGGACGCAATACTCAATTCTATAGCCCAACTTCCCCTTATTAA
- a CDS encoding efflux RND transporter periplasmic adaptor subunit: MKTLPRIAVTLAAVLSSFTSIGQDYQVTLDNYRNWYSLEARIEAVNEATVSAQTSGRIQSIAFDVNDYVEQGTIIIELRNKQQKAAFEQAQAGLLQAQAANDDAKALLKRSEPLHEQGSISQGEFDSIKARAAAASAQVKAARAQLEQAKEQLSYTQIRAPYSGIVKTRHVEVGEAVNPGMPLMTGLSLAKLRAVADIPQRFSPHLSEQKDFKVAYQHNSEEALLDAEKVTVFPYADPNSHSFRVRVEVNSEGSHLFPGMWVKLKVPMGEKQSLRIPERALMQKGDLNSVYVKLDSGYILRQVRIGHRYGDQIEVLSGLRDGETISLKPYAVMANKEL, translated from the coding sequence ATGAAAACACTTCCTCGTATAGCCGTTACTTTGGCTGCCGTTTTAAGCAGTTTCACGAGTATTGGCCAAGATTATCAGGTAACGCTGGATAACTACCGAAACTGGTATAGCTTGGAAGCACGTATAGAGGCCGTTAACGAGGCTACTGTCAGCGCACAAACCAGTGGTCGCATTCAGAGCATTGCCTTCGACGTCAATGATTACGTTGAGCAAGGCACGATCATCATCGAACTACGCAACAAGCAGCAAAAGGCAGCCTTCGAACAGGCGCAAGCTGGATTATTACAGGCTCAAGCCGCTAATGACGACGCTAAAGCCCTGCTTAAACGCAGTGAACCCCTGCATGAGCAAGGTTCCATTAGCCAAGGGGAGTTCGACTCAATTAAAGCCAGAGCTGCCGCCGCTAGTGCGCAAGTCAAAGCCGCACGAGCACAACTGGAGCAAGCCAAAGAACAGCTAAGCTACACACAAATCAGAGCCCCCTACTCTGGTATCGTGAAGACCCGTCATGTTGAGGTAGGCGAAGCTGTGAATCCTGGCATGCCACTGATGACAGGGCTTTCTCTCGCTAAACTACGTGCCGTTGCCGATATCCCACAGCGTTTTTCGCCTCACTTGAGCGAGCAGAAAGATTTTAAAGTGGCATACCAACACAATTCAGAAGAAGCGCTACTCGATGCAGAAAAGGTGACCGTATTCCCTTATGCGGATCCAAATAGCCATAGTTTTCGCGTCCGTGTGGAGGTCAATAGTGAAGGCTCCCATCTATTCCCAGGGATGTGGGTCAAGCTTAAGGTCCCAATGGGTGAGAAACAAAGCCTACGTATTCCCGAACGCGCACTGATGCAAAAAGGTGACTTAAACAGTGTCTATGTAAAATTGGATAGCGGCTATATTTTACGTCAAGTACGCATTGGCCATCGCTATGGTGATCAGATCGAAGTGCTATCCGGATTGCGAGATGGTGAAACCATTTCTCTTAAGCCTTATGCCGTGATGGCGAATAAGGAGCTTTAA